In the genome of Desulfovulcanus ferrireducens, the window TGATTTTTAAGCTATGAGGTGATGTTAGTTGTAAAATGGTTGCCAGAGTATTATTGGCCAGCGTAGTTGCAGTGATAGCGACAACATCAGCTTTGGGAAGAACAGTTGGAGCTTCATTTTCATAGATATCTCCTGGACAAGGTCTTTTTTCCAATACCCAAAAGTTGGCAAATTTGTGGCGTATGCGGTTTACAAAAGGAAAGTGACCAATAACAGCCACATTTTTATTCTCACCAAATCTGACTATTAAATCCTGAGCCTTAATGTTTTTTTGGTGAGGAATATTATCTATCTTCAGCAAACTATTAACACAGGCCAAACCTAAAGATGCTTCAAATGGATTGGAGCTCAACAAGAGTCTGGCAGTCTCCCGAGCTGATTTATGCAAAGGCATGGGTGGAAATTCTGTATCTGAACTAATTTTTTGATGATAAGCCCAGGAAGCAAGACCAAATTTTTCAGTTCCAATGCCAAGCAGGTGAGCTCCGTAAACAACATCATTAATAATTTGGTCATCAACTTGTTCCAGTTCTTTTAATAAAAGTTTTAAAATATATTTTTGTTCCATTTTTATACCCCTTGATGTTCATATAAGAATGTCTGATAAGAAAAAATAAACGATCTTTGCAAGAATCAAGATAGTTATAATTTTCCAAAGTTTTTGGATGCAGCTTAAGTGAAGTAAAATCAAGATAAAATATGTATATTTTATAACAATTTAAAATCGTTCAACTTATCTAGCCAATGACTTTGACTAAATCCTGAAAACCACTGTGTTCTCCCAACTTGATTTATATTAATTGATAACTTAAATCTATCCATATAGACATAAAAAAGGAGAGGATAAAGTGAGAAAAGTATACCCTTTAATTTTGGGCAACATGAAAAAAGAGACAAGAGATTATCTAACGGTTAAAGCTCCTTATGACAACCAGGAGGTTGGTCAAGTCAGTTTAGCCGGGGAAGCAGAAATAGAGCTGGCCATACAGAAGGCTGTAGAGGCTTTTGAGATTTTAAAATTTATGCCAGTCTATCAAAAAGAGGAGATTCTGCACCAGGTATCTCTGGCAATAAAAGCCAGGGGTGAGGAGCTAGCCCGCATAATTGCTCTGGAAGGTGGAAAGCCCATCACCTTTGCCAAGATTGAAGTAGCCCGCTGCGCAGAACTTTTTGCATGGGCAGCAGAGGAAACAAAACGTTTTGGCGGTGAAATCGTGCCTCTGGACTTAGATAGAATAGGCGAAAACCGTATGGGCATTAACAAAAGATTTCCCATCGGTCCGGTTTTAGCCATCACTCCTTTTAACTTTCCATTAAATCTGGTAGCACATAAGGTTGCGCCTGCCCTGGCTGTCGGCAATCCAATTATTATAAAACCATCTCCTGCCACACCCATTACAGCCATTATTTTAGGCGAAATCATTGCGCAGACTGACCTGCCCGAAGGCAGCATAAGCGTATTGCCCTGCAAAACAGCTCTGGCTGAGAAAATGGTCAAAGACGAGCGTATAGCCATGTTTACTTTTACAGGCAGCCCCAAAGTGGGATGGTATCTAAAAAAAGAAGCCGGACGCAAGCGGGTTACTCTCGAACTTGGCGGCAATGCTGCTTTAATTGTAGATTCGTTAAAGTATAAGGATTTTCTGCTTGAACGTGCCATAATCGGAGGCTATTATCATGCGGGACAGGTCTGTATCTCCATACAGAGAATTTTTATTCAGGAAAGCTTATACGACACATTTTTACAGGAGTTCATAGACAGAGTAAAAAGAATTCCTGTTGGAGATCCATTAGATGAAAAGACTATAACCGGCCCCCTGATCAACAAATCCTCTGCTGATCAGGTTTATGAGTGGATTCAGGAGGCTGTTGCAGACGGCGCAAAATTATTGGTTGGCGGTGAGCGTCATAGCCAGAGTCCCTGCGTTATCACGCCTGCTGTGCTAACAAACACTACACCGGATATGAAAGTTAATAGCCTGGAAGTTTTTGGTCCGGTAGTGACAATTGAGCCTTATGAAAAATTTGAAGACGCCATAGCCATGACCAACAATTCCATCTATGGCTTACAGGCAGGCGTGTTTACCGATGATTTAAGCCATGCCTTTTATGCCTACAATCATCTGGATGTAGGAGGAGTAATTATCAATGATATTCCTACCTACCGGAGTGACCCCATGCCTTATGGTGGAGTCAAAATGTCAGGATGTGGACGCGAAGGCATTAAATATGCTATGGAAGAGATGACTGAAGGCAAATTTTTAGCTCTTAAATATGCTTAACTAGAATTTTGGAGTCTCTTCTATGTTTACTGTGGAATTTCTGTTTGAAGTAAAGCCTGAATTGGGGCTGCAATGAGATATTCATGTGAATGAAACACTCCACATTACAATAGCCCCGGACGTTTGCACGTTCTGGTTGGAACAAGCTGTTTAGACCTTCTGATCGGTCATTGGTATGATGCAACTGCAAAAATTAAAAATTTATAGTTTTGGCAAAAAAATATCCTGTAACCATTTTAAATGATTGAACATTCATAATTCAAAATTCAACATTGCCTGCAAAAAGGGACTTTTTGCAGGCGCATCTGGTATGACCAGATCTCCAGCTCCTTGCTGTTGCCTTAATATGTTTTTTAAAAGTTTTTAATGGGTGCATCCGCTATTTGCACTGATTTTTGAGAAGCCTTAATTTTGGCATTGCATCTGCTGATTGTTTTTTCTTTGCTTGTTCATACTTAGCAAAATTTCGTCATAATTAAGTAATCAAACCTTATGATAAGGAAATTGAAATGTACAAAACACCAGAGCAATCTTGGGAAAGCAGAGATCTTCAAGTTGTCTTTAAAAGGAGGTAAAAATATGAGAAAGTGTAAGGTTACTATTCTTATTTTTTTGTTTTTTATTGCTTCATTTTCTAATATTGTTTTTGCTGGAGATACATGGAAATGTTATTACCCAAAGGGAACAACCATTATTTCTTCAGAATTTTCAACGGGAGGGGGGAAGAAGTTAATAATGTACATAGAAGTTGATGTCAGGTATCCCAATGGTCAGGTTGTAAAATATTTAGATAGCGTTGTTAAAACGGCAGGCTGGTTTGGATTGGGACGTCTAGCTATCCCTAAAAAGATTATATTTGTTGAATGGGATAAAGATGAAATAAGATTAGAAGATTAAAAAAATGGTAAAAAAAAGCAGATCAAGCCGAACTGGAACGGGACCTAATCTTGGTGTGCATTAAAATGGACTTTGCCAGGGCCAGGGCGGAAGGAAAGAAACTATGACGGCCAAAGGGGAGTCTGGGAAAAGGCAAACGGACAGGATGTGAGGTGTGAGGTTTCAAGAACATTCGCTACAATTTTTAGTTGCTGGTTTTGATTTTTAATTGCCATAGCATTAGGAATTTACCCCACCTCTCGTCCCGCATCAGTCCTATGTTTGTCCCACATTCGACCCACCCAACCTTCTTTTTGTCTAATTTCTCATTTCATATGACGCCTCACGTTCTTCTGGCTAGGATGTGACCTAAACTTCTATCAAAAGTCCTGTCAGTCATAAAAAAAAGGGTTTACGGAAATTTACCGTAAACCCTTGATTTTATTGATGGTGCGCCTGGCAGGATTCGAACCTGCGACCTACGGATTCGTAGTCCGGCACTCTATCCAGCTGAGCTACAGGCGCGACAGGAAATCTCTCTT includes:
- a CDS encoding DUF364 domain-containing protein, with product MEQKYILKLLLKELEQVDDQIINDVVYGAHLLGIGTEKFGLASWAYHQKISSDTEFPPMPLHKSARETARLLLSSNPFEASLGLACVNSLLKIDNIPHQKNIKAQDLIVRFGENKNVAVIGHFPFVNRIRHKFANFWVLEKRPCPGDIYENEAPTVLPKADVVAITATTLANNTLATILQLTSPHSLKIMLGPSTPLTPILFELGIDVLAGITVLDKEKVKQSISAGLPFKMVEGVQRVVWAR
- a CDS encoding aldehyde dehydrogenase family protein; the protein is MRKVYPLILGNMKKETRDYLTVKAPYDNQEVGQVSLAGEAEIELAIQKAVEAFEILKFMPVYQKEEILHQVSLAIKARGEELARIIALEGGKPITFAKIEVARCAELFAWAAEETKRFGGEIVPLDLDRIGENRMGINKRFPIGPVLAITPFNFPLNLVAHKVAPALAVGNPIIIKPSPATPITAIILGEIIAQTDLPEGSISVLPCKTALAEKMVKDERIAMFTFTGSPKVGWYLKKEAGRKRVTLELGGNAALIVDSLKYKDFLLERAIIGGYYHAGQVCISIQRIFIQESLYDTFLQEFIDRVKRIPVGDPLDEKTITGPLINKSSADQVYEWIQEAVADGAKLLVGGERHSQSPCVITPAVLTNTTPDMKVNSLEVFGPVVTIEPYEKFEDAIAMTNNSIYGLQAGVFTDDLSHAFYAYNHLDVGGVIINDIPTYRSDPMPYGGVKMSGCGREGIKYAMEEMTEGKFLALKYA